CGAGTCTTTGCTCTCCGTCACAGTCAGCCCACCTTTCGGACACTTGTTGTCCAGGTCGTGCTTGGCTGTGTGATCCTCACGCTGAAAATGCTGAGCGCATCTCTCCAAGTTACACCAAGCGGCTACACCAAGCTGTCAATCGAGTCAGCCACGAGAGAATGCCGCACTTGAGCAGCAGTTCTCCACCGGCGCTCTACCACATACCTCTGGTATGCTGGACCCCGTACTAATCTGTGATGTTTAGTTCCGTCCCCACCAAGAACGACATTCTGGTCCCTGAGACCCTCCTGAAGAAGCGCAAGTCTCAGGAGAAGGCCCGCGCTGAGCGCCAGGCTgagatcgagaagaagaaggctgtaAGTATTACCGTTGCTCGAGCTCTCCCCCCTTCCAGAGGACAACATGATGCACAACATACCATAGCGACTAGGTTCGCCGATGCTGTTGCTAAATACCATCTTTCGGGTCTGACATAATACCTCATCAATGGACTATTTGAACTGCCTTCTTGCGTTCCGAACTCATTGCTGACTGTATCCAATAGgccaacaaggagaagcgtGGCGTCATCTTCAAGCGCGCCGAGACCTACGTCAAGGAGTACCGCGACGTCGAGCGTGAGAAGGTCCGCCTTCACCGCGCCGCCAAGCAGGATGGCTCTTTCCACATCCCCGCTGAGGGCAAGCTCATCTTCTTGATCCGCATCAAGGGTATCAACAAGATCGCCCCCAAGCCCCGCAAgatcctccagctcctccgtcttctccagatCAACAACGGTGTCTTCATCCGCGTCACCAAGGCCACCGCTGAGATGATCAAGATCGTCGAGCCCTGGGTTGCCTACGGCTACCCCAACCTCAAGTccgtcaaggagctcatCTACAAGCGCGGATACGGCAAGGTCAACAAGCAGCGCGTCGCTCTTACCGACAACTCCATCATTGAGGAGAACCTTGGCAAGTACGGCATCATCTGCATGGAGGATCTCATCCACGAGATCTACACCGTCGGCCCCAACTTCAAGCAGgcctccaacttcctctgGCCCTTCAAGCTCTCCAACCCCACTGGTGGCTTCCGCACTCGCAAGTTCAAGCACTTCATCGAGGGTGGTGATCTTGGCAACCGTGAGGAGCACATCAACGCTCTCATCCGCCAGATGAACTAAATGCAATTGGGGTTTCGTTGAGATAATATGAACCTCGTCTTGGTCGTTACGGATGCATGGCGCTCGGCGTTAATTGGGAAGCCTAATAGGCCGGGATGGGAATGAATGCAACTTTGTCGTTTTCCAATCACAAAATCTGGTTCACCGGTGGATTCGTGATCCTAGCCTGCTCCGTAACTGGCCTTGGCTCGGCCCAATGCTATTAAAATTCGATGTCTACCACACTGCCTTCTTTCGCTTGTGATCATATCCGTGACGATGAACAAAGAAACGCCCTTTTGCCGCTCTGTTATGCAATACCCAGTAGACCATGCCTGCTACCCAATACAGTCACGTAATAATACACTCAACGGTCGCAGGTCCTTGATTCCATCATCCATTCCCTCAGATCTTGATGTCGAAACTCGTACCACAGCCACAGCTGCTCGTCGCCAGTGGGTTGTCAACAATCTTGAACTGGGAACCGATCAACTCCATCGTGAAGTCGACCTTGCTACCCTTGAGCAACTCCAGCGACGGCCCATCCAGAATGATCTTCGGTACCGTCAGATCGGAAGACGACGGCGCTGGGCTGTTATCGGGGTAATAGCTGAATATCGTATCGTCCTCGCGAATCTCTGATCCCTCCGCGGCCTCTTCGGAAACGGGTAGCTCCGGGAGTTGCGATGGGAGAGTGACCAGCTTCATGAGGTATTGGAAACCGTGGCAGCCGCCGGATTCGACTTGGATGCGCAGCGCGAGGTAGGGGTTGGAGTCCTTGGTCATGATTTCTGAGAGACGCTGTTTAGGTTTTATGTGAGTTAGTCAGACTGTCCTTTAGACCAATGGAGAAAGAGGTGGCCCAATACGAACCTTTGCCGCTCGCTCTGTAATCTCCAGCACCATCTCGTTCCCATCCTCGTCATTCTGGGGGTTGAATAGCGTGTGGGTTGCCTTGCGCGGGGCcgaggtggtgaagaggcgCTTGTTGAACTGGCTTGAAGACAGCGATTGTCTGGCGCGCCATTGCGTCTTGCAGACGGGAGTGGTAGTCGGAGCGGTTGCTATCCTTTTGGTGACGCTGTAGTGGGCGCGCGTACGCAGTGGGAGCAGGATATCGGCCAGAATAGGGGACTGGGCGGTTCGGCGCATGCTCAGTTGGACGAAGAGGCTCGCCGGTGCGGGCGCATTGGCGCAGCGGAGGGGTGGCATGATGGCGGCGGTTGTAGAGAGGGGTATTAGGTgcaggttgttgatggtttaCTAGGTTCGGTTGGCGTTACCGGAGAAGGCGCTTTGTCGCGGTTTGGGTGTCAAAATCGCCGTTCCGAAGCGACTTAACGGGAGCAGGTGCGTCGGCgcaggtggtgatggcgggaGATACGGAGTTTCGGCTTCGGGAAAGTGTCAGACACTGTCACTTACTGTCACTTTGGCAGCGAATTTTCGGGGTGGCCGCATGATGTCAGGTCCGCCTGCGAACCTTGGGAGCCGCCGATGGAACGGGTGGGCAGGTGGCTAGCAGCTGACAAATCAGGGGTATCTTCGTCCCGAACAACAATTCCAGGTCCAAACAACGACTTCATTTACAACAATTCAACCAAAAAAACATAGAAATATCTCTTCATGAGAGTTGAAAACCATTTTGTGTCGTTGGATCGAGATTGTGCACAGAGATCCACGAAGACAATCTAAACATCACCTGCTCCAGCACCAAGTGTCTCCTTGACCTCTACCATGGACCATCAAATGGGAACAGATCAGTCGCTCTTCGATGAAATATCAGTTGCTTTGGCCCGGAATTCCCCATGAATTCGTACTCAGTAAAGGTGCAGTTCATAAATTGACAATAACTTCCGTACAGGTCGCCGCTGGGCACGATATCTCAGCTCTTCTCCCAAGAGCTTGGCTTGAATAgtcatcaccacccgacTCAAACACCCCGTTTAGAAGCCAAGTCCTAGGGATAGATGGAGAACAGTTGGCTTCCATCATCGGGGCATGCTCCCGAGTCCACTctctcctcgccaacaaccaggCAGGTTGAGCCCTTTTCACTTAGCGGTGCAAGAGCAAAGCTAGTAGATCCGCTGAACGGGAATTGTTGTCCGGTGCTGGTTTCACCCTCTGTTTGTTCACAGTTAGAACGTTGTCCTTTTGGTCGAGCTTCTTTGATTAAACTTACCACCAGCAGCCCGTCCACCACATGAGAAGAGCATGACTGTGTCACCCGTCGCTCGGCGGCCGTCAAAGTTGAGGCAACCCTGGGTCTTCATATAGCACGCATGGTTAGCCGGACACTTCTCTTCGCCGAGCCTTGGAATTCAAGGATGAACATACCAAAGTGCTAACAATCAAAGCAGCTGGTGTCCCATTGGCGTCTTGCTGGTTATGCTTTCCCGAGGTGAGAACATCCCACTTCTCGTTGGCCGATCCAGTACACTCCACCAGTTGGACGGGAATCAGATTCTCGCGGAAGTCGCCAGCTGTCGGATCAATGAAGAGACACCGTCCATCAGGAGCTCGGATCGAGACATCGCTGAAAGCGCGGGTAGCGGTATCATCTCGCTGATGGGACTCTGCAACCGCCGTGGGCTGCAAAGTACCGCCTGCCCGCGACACCGGAACAGGTTCGGTTGGGTTGAAATCAGGGATGTTGCCGTTTCCGGAACTGCCTCCTGATCCCGGTCCTGATCCGCTGTCCGGTGAAGAAGTCACGGATGTCGTGGCTGTGGCATCAGCTGTCGCAGTGACCTGAGTGGCAAAGGTTGTCGGCTGTTGTGAAGCGGTGCTCTCTTGCGCGTCGGTATTTCCTCCAGTGTTGGTATCCCCTCCCGTGTCAGTATTTCCTCCGTTGTTGTTTCCGTTatcgccgccgtctccaAAAGTAAATGATTGACTGGAGTCACCCGAGTCGCATGGCGCAACGTCTATATTATTGCCCGAGACCGTGAAGCAACTACTGTCTTCGTTCTGGGGCTGAAAAGGAAGGGGTCCAGATGAACCGTCAAAGGTAAATATCTGGGAGTCAGTGACCTCGCCGCCTGGCATATGTCAGCGCCAAGATGTCTCTGTTGGAAAATGCTTCTGCAACAAGTATACTTACCACCATCAGCTCGACCACCGCATGAAAAAAGAATGACTTGATTCCCAGCCGCCCGGCGGGGATCATAGTTGAAGCAGGCTTGTGTCAACGtgctcaccaccagcatACCACCGTCTCCGGAAATATGCTTGCCACTCGTGATAACATCCCACCCCTGGCCATCAGTAGAACCGCAGTCGGCAACCTGAATAGGGGTCAAGTTTGCCCGAAAGTCGCCGGACAGCTTGTCAACGAAAAGACATCTTCCATCTGACGTCTGTTATCATGTTAGTGGTGGTTCCGGTATGGGGTTAAGACTTTGTTGAAATACCTTGATTGGGACATCGGAAAATGCACGTGTAGCACTTCCGTCTCGCTGCTGAGCTTCCGCCGTAGCCTCTTCATTAAGCGAATCGACTGCCCTGGGAAGCAAAGGACTAGCTCTAGCAATCGCTGCTATCGCGAGCAGAGAACCAAGTGAAGCAAGCATGATGGAGAGAACAACCGTCAATGCTTTATGTGTTTATATGAAGGGGGTCGAGAATGAATGATTGAATCAGTGAAGGAATGGATAGAATATCTGTGCAAATGAAGGTAAACCTGCCAgcaggtgaagaaggagcgtCTGTAGTAAAGAAGGAAGAACTACACTTGAAAAGAATGAATTGATGTCAGTCACAAACTGGGCGTGAAATCGCGGAAGCCCAACCGGAGGGAATGAGAGCCTATTTATCCAGCTCCCTCGGACAAGAACAGATACTTTGGTTGTTTATGAAAGACGCAGTGTCAAGGCATTAAGCGCCTGTGGAGTGAATCGGCGTACTCATCGGTACGTCCGGCCTTGTCCGGGACTGATCCTTTGCGATGAGTTTCAGACCGCCTCCAGTACCCTCAGCGAAAGTCCATGAGCCCATGGAATGTCTCTTCACACGCGGCTTTGACAGGTCATCGTGGTATTCCTAAGTCTTTAACTTGGGGTTTTCGGCCGCAAGCCTTCAGTACGTCGTTTTGGGGAAGACGAATCCAAGTTCAGGGGGCCTGTAACCGGGCCGCTCAAAAGCGCCggggctggtggtgatggagacatGGTTTCATCGGAAGGACTGCAGCGACCTTGTCACCACCAGTCGGAAAGCTAGATGGCTATTACTTGCAAAGTGATCGGTGTCCGTGATAATGTCGATAGAGGGATTGAAACTGCCATGGTGAAACCGTGCCTGTCAGAGATACCAGGAAGCCGGCGTCAACGAATGGCAACTACTCCAAATGTTGAGACGAGCACCCCGCTCACTGGCAAGGAAACATCCTCGAGCGACGAATTCTTGTGTAACTGAACCCCCAACCATCCCTTCCATTGGTTCACTGATACAAAATGTATTCCTGTGGCGGCATGGGCGGCTCGCGGATTTGGGAATCTGGAGATCTCCGGAGAGACAACCTGAAATCGTGATATAACATATTCATGGCAGATATCCCAAGAGCAAATACCAGAGGATATACTGTTTAAGAGGCATAGTATCGCCCTCGACTGACGCGGAACAAGCCACAAACGCGAAGTCATTCTTCCTCAGTAATCTGCTAAAAGACAATTATCCATTCGTTCTGGATGAGGTGCCACGGGTGCTAGGTATATATGAAGAGAAATCTGTGGTAAATATCAAAGAATGACTTGACGAGTGTCTTGTGAAAACGATTGAAGTCCAGACTTCCCAATTCACTCCATGCTGCGATGatggatttggatttggacgTCGACAAGGTTGTTGTCAAGTGGGGTTGTTTGCCGAGTCCGAGATTCAAGCTGGGATGATCCCAGACATTTCCAGACGCTGGCAGCTTCTGTTCCCCGCGGCTTGAGCGTGCCAAGAGAGCCTGGTCAGTTGCTGttggggttagggttacaACATTGGTGGTTTCTAGGCGCTAACCGCTGGGCGAGCACTGGCAACCATCAAGGTGCAAAAGGCGGAAGGGCCAAAAGCCCTAATAGTTAAGGCTGTACTGGTCCGTGCAGTGTCAATGCCAAGACTTCCATCCACCTAGAAAATTTCCACCGCTGGCAGCTATCGCGATTCCTTTGCACCACCGAGCGAGCAACTTCAATTAAGTCGGCtaaccaacccaaccaaccgtCAAAATGCCTGGTGGTACCACTGTTCGGGACGTCGAGGTAGGCCACCATAGATCTCCGTCTTGAGATCTCCTCTGCGGCCGAACCAGAAACTTCACAATCAATCAATCGCTGTCCGAGTCCGAAATCGACCGGCTAGCAAACGCAATTCTGAGCCCTCAAGAACGATGAGCTGAGCTGGAGCTTGCCGAGCTGGCCGGCGATCACGACGACGAACTACAACCAGCGGGCACGACAACtacaaaaagaagaaaatgggAGCAGGCGCGAGGGGGTCGAAAGACTTCCGATGACGGAATCATTGCTGATGGTATTTCTGTGTGATATGTAGCCCCACAAGTTCGTCAACGCCTATGCTGCTTTCTTGAAGCGCCAGGGCAAGCTGCCCGTTCCCGGTAGGCTTTGAACTCCCCCAAAATCGGTGGATGAGGCAATCGGCTAACTCGCGACAACAGGTTGGGTTGATACCGTCAAGACCGGCCCCGCCAAGGAGATGCCCCCCCAGGACATCGACTGGTTCTACGTCCGCGCCGCCTCCGTTGCCCGCCACGTCTACCTCCGCAAgaccgttggtgttggccgTCTCCGCCGCGTCCACGGCACTGCCAAGAACCGTGGCAGCCGTCCCTCCCACCACGTTGACGCCTCTGGCTCCGTTGACCGCAAGGTCCTCCAGGCCCTCGAGAAGATCGGTGTCCTCGagcacgacgaggagaagggtgGCCGCCGCATCACCCAGCAGGGCCAGCGTGATCTGGACCGTAAGTTTGCTCTCGGAAACAGTCTTTGTGTCGAATCAGGCGCTAACATTCATGGTACAGGTATTGCCCAGACCGTCATCGaggccgatgaggaggaggatgacgagtaAATTCGTCGCTAGATATCATGAATAATATCTAAATCTTCCCCGTTTCACGAATACGATACCCACAGTTTCTGGAGTGAAGGCTTCGCGTTGCATGACTTCGTTTCCCCGGTAGCATATCAGGTTTCAGGCGTCAAAAATGGATTGCTTCTTGGTCATGCCTCGGGCTGCTCATTTTCGAATA
The window above is part of the Sordaria macrospora chromosome 4, complete sequence genome. Proteins encoded here:
- a CDS encoding 40S ribosomal protein eS19, which encodes MPGGTTVRDVEPHKFVNAYAAFLKRQGKLPVPGWVDTVKTGPAKEMPPQDIDWFYVRAASVARHVYLRKTVGVGRLRRVHGTAKNRGSRPSHHVDASGSVDRKVLQALEKIGVLEHDEEKGGRRITQQGQRDLDRIAQTVIEADEEEDDE